Proteins from one Solanum stenotomum isolate F172 unplaced genomic scaffold, ASM1918654v1 scaffold33261, whole genome shotgun sequence genomic window:
- the LOC125852271 gene encoding toMV resistance protein Tm-2(2) produces the protein MAEILLTSVINKSIEIAGNLLIQEGTHLYWLKEDIDWIQREMRHIRSYVDNAKTKEAGGDSRVKNLLKDIQQLAGDVEDLLDEFLPKIQQSNKFICFLKTVSLADEFAMEIEKIKRRVIDIDRIRTTYNIIDTDNNNDDCVLWDRRRLFLHADETEVIGLDDDFNMLQAKLLDQDLHYGVVSIVGMPGLGKTTLAKKLYRLVRDQFECSGLVYVSQQPRAGEILLGIAKEVGLTEKKRKENLEDNLRSLLKIKRYVIVLDDIWDVEIWDDLKLVLPECDSKVGSRIIITSRNSNVGRYIGGEFSLHALQALESEKSFELFTKKIFNFDDNINWANASPDLVNIGRSIVGRCGGIPLAIVVTAGMLRARERTEHAWNRVLESMGHKVQDGCAKVLALSYNDLPIASRSCFLYFGLYPEDHEIRAFDLTNMWIAEKLIVVNSGNRREAEDLAEDVLNDLVSRNLIQLAKRTYNGRISSCRIHDLLHSLCLDLAKESNFFHTAHDAFGDPGNVARLRRITFYYDNVMDEFFRSNPKLEKLRVLFCFTKNPSIFSHLAHFDFKLLHTLVVVVPRYLKENVTIPSKFGNMTYLRYLRLEGDIFGKLPNSIVKLTRLETIDIDRHGFIQLPSGVWKSKQLRHLCTDYGQASNNCFSISPFYPNMYSLLPNNLQTLMWIPDKFFEPRLLHRLINLRKLGIRGVSDSTVKILSTFSPVPKVLEVLKLMFSSDPSEQINLSSYPNIVKLHLCVDRTMALKSEAFPPNLVKLTLVYFMVDRYLLAVLKTLPKLRKLKMAACRYNEKKMDLSGEANGYSFPQLEVLHIHYPKGLSEVTCTDDVSMLKLKELLLTGVDSSISLSGRLKKPSI, from the coding sequence atggctGAAATTCTTCTTACATCAGTAATCAATAAATCTATAGAAATAGCTGGAAATCTACTGATTCAAGAAGGAACGCATTTATATTGGTTGAAAGAGGACATCGATTGGATCCAGAGAGAAATGAGACACATTCGATCATATGTAGACAACGCTAAGACCAAGGAAGCTGGAGGAGATTCAAGGGTGAAAAACTTGTTAAAAGATATTCAACAACTTGCAGGTGATGTGGAGGATCTCTTAGATGAGTTCCTTCCAAAAATTCAACAATCCAATAAGTTCATTTGTTTCCTTAAGACGGTTTCTTTAGCAGATGAGTTTGCTATGGAGATtgagaagataaaaagaagGGTTATTGACATTGACCGTATAAGGACAACTTACAACATCATAGATACAGATAACAATAATGATGATTGTGTTCTATGGGACCGGAGAAGATTATTCCTTCATGCTGATGAAACAGAGGTCATCGGTTTGGATGATGACTTCAATATGCTACAAGCCAAATTACTTGATCAAGATTTGCATTATGGAGTTGTTTCCATTGTTGGCATGCCCGGTCTGGGGAAAACAACTCTTGCCAAGAAACTTTATAGGCTCGTTCGTGATCAATTTGAGTGTTCTGGACTGGTCTACGTTTCACAACAGCCAAGAGCGGGAGAAATCTTACTCGGCATAGCCAAGGAAGTTGGACTGAcggaaaagaaaaggaaggaaaattTGGAGGACAACCTGCGATCActcttgaaaataaaaaggtATGTTATCGTCCTAGATGACATTTGGGATGTTGAAATTTGGGATGATCTGAAACTTGTCCTTCCCGAATGTGATTCAAAAGTTGGCAGTAGAATAATTATCACGTCTCGAAATAGTAATGTAGGCAGATACATAGGAGGGGAATTCTCCCTCCATGCATTGCAAGCCCTAGAATCGGAAAAAAGCTTTGAACTCTTTACCaagaaaatctttaattttgatgataaTATTAATTGGGCCAATGCTTCACCTGACTTGGTAAATATTGGTAGAAGTATAGTTGGGAGATGTGGAGGTATACCGCTAGCCATAGTGGTGACTGCAGGCATGTTAAGGGCAAGAGAAAGAACAGAACATGCGTGGAACAGAGTACTTGAGAGTATGGGCCATAAAGTTCAAGATGGATGTGCTAAGGTATTGGCTCTGAGTTACAATGATTTGCCTATTGCATCAAGGTCATGTTTCTTGTACTTCGGCCTTTACCCTGAGGACCATGAAATTCGTGCTTTTGATTTGACAAATATGTGGATTGCTGAGAAGTTGATAGTAGTAAATAGTGGTAATAGACGAGAGGCTGAGGATTTGGCGGAGGATGTCCTAAATGATTTGGTTTCTAGAAACTTGATTCAACTTGCCAAAAGGACATATAATGGAAGAATTTCAAGTTGTCGCATACATGACTTGTTACATAGTTTGTGTCTGGACTTGGCTAAGGAAAGTAACTTCTTTCACACCGCGCACGATGCATTTGGTGATCCCGGCAATGTTGCTAGGCTTCGAAGGATTACATTCTACTATGACAATGTCATGGATGAGTTCTTCCGTTCAAATCCAAAGCTTGAGAAGCTTCGTGTACTTTTCTGTTTCACAAAAAACCCTTCCATATTTTCTCACCTGGCTCATTTTGACTTCAAATTATTGCACACATTGGTTGTAGTCGTGCCTCGATATCTTAAAGAAAATGTCACTATCCCTAGCAAATTTGGGAACATGACTTACTTACGCTATTTGAGATTGGAGGGGGATATTTTTGGAAAACTGCCAAATAGTATTGTCAAGCTCACACGTCTAGAGACCATAGATATTGATCGACATGGATTCATTCAACTTCCTTCTGGTGTTTGGAAGTCTAAACAATTGAGACATCTTTGTACAGATTATGGACAAGCATCTAACAATTGCTTTTCTATAAGCCCATTTTACCCAAACATGTACTCATTGCTTCCCAATAATCTACAAACCTTGATGTGGATACCTGATAAATTTTTTGAACCGAGATTATTGCACCGATTGATCAATTTAAGAAAACTGGGTATACGAGGAGTGTCTGATTCCACCGTTAagatattatcaacatttagcCCTGTGCCAAAGGTGCTGGAGGTTCTGAAGCTCATGTTTTCCAGTGACCCGAGTGAGCAAATAAACTTGTCATCCTATCCAAATATTGTTAAGTTGCATTTGTGTGTTGACAGAACAATGGCCTTGAAATCTGAAGCATTCCCTCCAAATCTCGTCAAGCTTACTCTTGTCTACTTTATGGTAGACCGTTATCTACTGGCAGTGCTTAAGACATTGcctaaattaagaaaacttaaaatGGCTGCCTGCAGGTATAATGAAAAAAAGATGGATCTCTCGGGCGAGGCAAATGGTTATAGCTTTCCGCAACTTGAAGTTTTGCATATTCATTATCCAAAGGGGTTGTCTGAAGTAACGTGCACAGATGATGTCAGTATGCTTAAATTGAAAGAGCTATTACTTACAGGAGTTGATTCCTCAATTAGTTTATCGGGACGGCTTAAAAAGCCAAGTATATGA